The sequence TAGAAGTAGTGACAGACGAGGAAGCTTTAATTGCTCAAAATATTGATACGCAAGCAAGCAATGGGGATGATTTAGCAGCAGCGCAACCTACAGGATATAACAAAACTGAGTACGATGATGCTGTAGGGGCATTTTTTAAAGAAATGGCGCGTTACCCCTTGCTAAAGCCCGACGAAGAAGTTGAATTAGCTAGAAGAGTACGTATCCTCGAAGAAGTTAGGCAAGCACAAGCCGCAGCCCAAGAAAAATTAGGATATTTCCCCGATAAAGCCGCTATTGCCAAAGAGATGGGGATTGTCCAAAAGCAATTAGAACATCGCTTATACCAAGGAAAAGTAGCGAAGCGGAAAATGATTCGTTCTAATTTGCGTCTTGTGGTTTCCATCGCTAAGCGATATCTCAATCGTGGAGTTCCCTTTTTAGATTTGATTCAAGAAGGGGCAATGGGTTTAAACCGCGCTACTGAAAAATTCGATCCAGATAAGGGATATAAATTTTCAACCTATGCTTATTGGTGGATTCGTCAAGCAATCACCAGAGCGATCGCTAATGATGCGAGAACGATTCGTTTACCCATACATATTGTAGAAAAACTTAACAAACTCAAAAAAGCTCAAAGAGAATTAAAACAAAAATTAGCGCGGAATCCCACTGAAGAAGAATTGGCTGAAGTTTTAGATATTCCAGCCAACCAGTTGCGTCAATTACAGCAATTGCGTCGTCAAGCGCTTTCATTGAATCATCGCGTCGGTAAAGAAGAAGACACCGAGCTAATGGATTTACTGGAAGATGAAGACAACCAATCTCCAGAAGCAAGAATGAACGAAAGCATGATGCGTCAAGAGATTTGGGAAGTTTTAGGAGACGTATTAACTCCACGGGAGAAAGACGTAATTTCCTTACGCTATGGCTTAACAAGTAGCGAGCCTTGTACTTTGGAGGAAGTTGGCAATATGTTCAATCTTTCTCGCGAGAGGGTAAGACAAATTCAAAGTAAAGCAATGCGAAAATTGCGTCGCCCTCATATTGCCAAGCGTTTAAAAGGTTGGTTGATATAGTCAGTTAACAGTGAGCAGTTAACAGTTATCACTTTTTTTGACGTTGCTGATTAAAAGTATAAATTGTCCCCGCGAGCCCACAACTATGAGGGAACAAGATAATTAAAAGTCCCCCATTTTGGGGGGAATTTAGGGGGCATGAATATGAAGGAAAAAATAAATTCATACCAGGGTTGAGCAACGCCCTTTTTTTTGATTCTCTTGAAAGGAGTTTAGCTATTAGCCAGGGATTTATAATCCCTGGTGGATGGTTATATAGTTGAGAAATATTCTTGTACAATCTTCAATACTGGGGAGAATAGCATTTCTAGTTTTGAAGCAATATTCACCTCTTTAAATTTTTTTAAAGGCGGTATTGACAGCGTGCAAGATATGAATTTAAACTAACGTCTGGCATTATTTTTAACACAATCTAGTAATGTAATTCTGCATACAATAGCAAAACTCGTATTCAGATAAGTCAATTTATAAATACAGCAGTTAATATATTTTTATTTAAAAATACTTAAATTAAGTATTTAAAATTTGCTTGTTTTTAATTATCTCTGGTGAGAGAAAATTAATTTATCA comes from Rivularia sp. PCC 7116 and encodes:
- a CDS encoding RpoD/SigA family RNA polymerase sigma factor, which codes for MNIAQLGTMESMQKVADKNQSEAVNVLEVVTDEEALIAQNIDTQASNGDDLAAAQPTGYNKTEYDDAVGAFFKEMARYPLLKPDEEVELARRVRILEEVRQAQAAAQEKLGYFPDKAAIAKEMGIVQKQLEHRLYQGKVAKRKMIRSNLRLVVSIAKRYLNRGVPFLDLIQEGAMGLNRATEKFDPDKGYKFSTYAYWWIRQAITRAIANDARTIRLPIHIVEKLNKLKKAQRELKQKLARNPTEEELAEVLDIPANQLRQLQQLRRQALSLNHRVGKEEDTELMDLLEDEDNQSPEARMNESMMRQEIWEVLGDVLTPREKDVISLRYGLTSSEPCTLEEVGNMFNLSRERVRQIQSKAMRKLRRPHIAKRLKGWLI